TGTGCGTGAATTTTCCTATCCCATGCGGTCCGTCAGCGCAGTGCTTAGAGATATGACCACCCCCTTGGGGTGCGCCTCTAAACTTTACCTGTTGCGGTTTAAGGCATGCGAGATTCGTAGCGCTGACTACTAGTTCTCACAACTCTACCCCTGCCTATGGCTTAGATGTATATATGTCCTGATATTTGTGACGCGACAAAGGCCAATATTGCCCAGCGCGTCACAGATTTTATGCCAGTTTGAAGTTCTGTCAGGGTGCTCGATCAGCAACTGTCACGCCAGTTATGCCACCTTGTCCTGATTTTTATGCGGGGGTTTTGTTTTGTTCCAGCGTGCAAAGCTCATTGGTGCGGGTTGGCCTTCGCGTAGAGGAACCTCTTCGAGCGCCCAAACAGATGCGCGGCCAATGCCTGATGGGCCAAGGTGTGGCGCTTGAGTCATGCGGATGAAGCCGCGCTCCTGCAGGGTGTCGAACAATCCACCGATGGTGTTGCGATGCACGTTCAAAGCCTTTGCCGCGTCCCTGTGGCTTAGAATAATTGCGCTGTTATTCACGCCATTGAAACGGCGTTTGAGCTCGATGTAGAGCGCCCTCGGCGCGGGTTTCATTGTAGACCAGGCCTCTGTGGCTTGGACCCATTCGGGAAGCTGGACGTGACGCCCAGCCCCCTTTCCCCTTTTTTGCCATTTATAGGATTTAGTCGCCATAGATTGCACCTGTGAACAGATCCGCTTTGACTTGTGCCAAGGCAGTGCCTACGCGGGAACGCCGCTTGATTTCCTTTGCCAAGGCGCTGGGCGGTGCGGGGTTGTAAATGTGGCACTTCATGCGGCTTCTCCCTTGGCGGAAGGGGTAATGGTGGCAAGCAACTTATAGCGTGCGTGCGTCCCCTTGAATGGGCCTTCGTGTGCCTCTGTGTGGGTGATGATAGGGACGCCCATGCCGCGCAGGTTGAAGATGTAGGCGCTCCAACGTGGCGCGGGATTGTTTATCGGAGTGCATCCCTTGATGCCTGCTTGTGCCAGTTGTTCGAGCGCCCAGCGGTCACGGCCTTTGACTGTGATGGTGAACGGGTGTCCCTCTGTGGGGGTGATGATGAAGGTGGCGTCAGGCCAGCCGATATTGTTTTGAGCCATGCTCAATTCCTCTCTTCTAAGAGTTGTATTTTGAAGGGAGAGGACGTAGGGTTTGGCTGTCGAGACCGTATGCCCGTGTCCCCTTAGTTGGCGGCGCGGGTTTACTTTATGCCGCGTCCGCCTGCTTGGATGCGACCCAAGCGGCCAAGCTGGATTCAGTCCAGCCAACGGCGCGTTTGCCGATGCGGATTGGCTTGGGGAATGTTCCCTCTGCAATCATGACATAAAGCGTCGAGCGCGAAAGTCCGATGCGCTTTTCGACCTGTGTGCGTCTTAGGATATTGTCTGCCATATCTGTTCCCTATCTGTTTCTACAGGAACAACCTAAATGAGCTGATTTTTAAGTTCACCAACAAGGATGGAGACACCAAGCATGTTCTTTCATGCCTTGGTGTTCCCTTCAAATCTCTTTAGCGCATTCATTGCACTGTGGGGGCTTCCCTCTATCTCGAAGTATGACCAAATATCATTCACAAATTGCCCAAATTTGGTTTCAAGCTTTGGGTGGCCGAAGCGCCTATCGACTGCCTTCGTTTCATTCCAGTAAGAAAGGCATCCGCGAATGGCGTCGACGCTCTTCCAGTTGGTGGCGTTTGTCTTTGATCTGGGGTCATGCTCTGATATTATGTAGCTGCGAGTATTCTCTATCGGCTTGCTCAAAAGCTTGTGCATATCAAATAGGCAATAATAAGCGTCATATGGGGTCGCGGTTTGGGTTGCAGACCAACCAAGCGGCCGCTCTCTCTTTGAGAAGTCGGTGTACGATGAAGACCAAATGCTAAGTCTGTCACGCACAAACTCAGAAATTTCTAGTGTTTCAATTTCATGTAAGAGTTCAGCTAGCCTTTCCAGTGCCTTCAAATCTCGCGCACCTGCATGGGGTTTGTGGGCAAATAAGAATATTTTCGACCAAAATTTTTCAGCCTCTTCAACAAGGTCTGCGTCTGCCAGCTCGGTCAAAAAGTGACTATAAAGGATTTCGCCAATTTCGCCAAAGACCGTTTCCCAATATTCGTCAGATGGTCCATTGTCGCCAATGTCATGGTCGCTGTATCTTTTACCCATTCAGCGGCACCACTTTCGCAGATCCATCCAACGCCAAGAAACCCGCCCATGCATCCATCATCATGCGCCGCTTCTCAAATAGATCAGACCGCGCATATGCGGCCTCTGCTTTGTCTTTGAGGCTATGGGCCAAAGCTGACTCTGCGACTTCTCGGGGGAAGTTGGTTTGTTCTTGGGTCCATGTGCGGAATGATGTTCGGAACCCATGAATATCCACGTCATAACCCAACTCTTTGACTAGCTTGGACATGGTGGCGTCACTTAAGGCTTTACCGCGCTTGGTGCCTTCAAAAACCAGACCCGATTCGCCAAGCGCTTTGGCTTGTTCAAGCAATTCGAGGGCGCGCCAACAAAGAGGGATGCGATGCTCTTTCTTCGCCTTCATCCGTGACGCGGGAATAATCCATTCACCTTTTTCCAGATCAAACTCTGACCAGACCGCATTGCGCACTTCGCCAGAACGGGTCGCGGTCAGGACTAGCAATTCAAATGCCAACTTCGTGGCGATGCCAGCGTTAGAGAGTTGGACGGTAGCAATGCAATTTGCAACGTCTTGATAGGGTAACGCCTTGCGCTGGGCGCTAGTGCGGTCGTGTTTGGGAAGGGCTTGGTTGATTGCCTCTGCGGGGTTGTCTTGTCGCCAGCCTTGCGCCACGGCCCATTTCAGGACCATCCCAAGGCGCTGCTTAACCCGCCGCGCAGTTTCAGGTTTTGTTGTCCAGATAGGAGACAAGACCGCCAGCACATCGGCGGTGCTAACATCTGCGACCTTGATTTTGCCGATACGGGGGAAGGCGTAGGTTTCGAGTGTGCTGATGAATTGCTTTGAATGTTTTTCATTACGCCATGTCGGGCGGTGCAACTCGTAGACCCGCTGTGAAGCCTCCGCGAACGTCAGAGCTGCTTGTGCCTCTCTCTTGGCTTGCATGGGGTCACCACCGCTGCGGGCCAGCCTGCGGTTGTCTATGGCGTGCTGTCGCGCTTCCGAGAGGGGAACCAGTGACGGGTTGCCAAGTCCCAACTCACAACGCTTACCTCGTATGGTGATGCGTTGTACCCATTGCTTAGAACCATTCGATTGCACGCGTAGGAATAAGCCTTGACCGTCGAAATACTTGCCAGCGTCTTTTACGGTTTTGACGAATTGGGCTGTGAGTGCCTTCTCTGGCCTGCGTAGTGATGCCTCCGCCATTATCTTATCCCCCAATTTGTCCCCCAGAAGGTGGGGGATTGGATAGGATTATGTCGGAACTTGTCGGAAAGTAAATACACTTTAATCCACTGTGAAATATGGAGTATTTGTAGTTTACTGGATCTATCTGGAACACCTATCGGCGGACTGCTCCTCCGCCATTATATTTCGTGCGTAAATTTTTTTTTGCATGAAATCAGTGGCTTAAATGCGATTTGACTGCCTTTGCTATCTCACCTCCCTTGATTTGCTACCCATTTTGCACCACATTTTGCATTACAAATGCGAACTGTGGGGGTATCAGTATGTCAAAACCTGTCTTGCGTGGAACGACTTGGTATCTAAAGCGGCGGGTCCCTAAAAGGTATGCGTCTGTTGAGCTGCGGCCCGTTGTTTGGGGCAGTCTCAAAACCGATTCCTATAGTGTTGCCGTGCAAAAAACTGCTGGGGTGTGGTTGTCGTATATCGAAGGCTGGGAAGCGCTTCTCGCAGGGCGGGATGGCGATGCGGCAGAGAAGTTTCGCGCCGCGCAACAGTTGGCGGCTCTGAGGGGATTTCAATTTTTATCGATCGATAAGGTCTCACAGGCGCCGTTGAATGAGGTTTTACAGCGCGTTGAGGCGACGCAGGCTGCCGATGGAGCGCCTGACGAGGTGGCCGCATCGGCTCTTTTAGGGGCGGTCGAAGCGCCGCAATTACGACTGTCTGGCATCGTAGAACTTGTCGAAACGCTTGCGGCTCATGACAATCGTTTTAAAAACAGCGAACAATTGCGCTTGTGGCGCTCGCCGCGTCTGCGGGCGGTAAACAATTTGATATCGGCCCTTGGAGAAGACCTAAACGTTGCCACTGTTGGAACGGCGCAAGCGCGTAAACATAAGCGATGGTGGCTGGCCCGCATCGCCAAAGAGGGCCAGTCTGCAACGACGGCGAACAAGGACTTCAACTATATATCTGGTATGCTGACGCGCTTTTATGATGAGCTTGAACATGACGACCCGCCGCGCCCCTATGCAGGCGTCTCGATTCAAGATCGCCACGCAAAGCCGTCGCAGAAACGCGAAGTGCCTGTGGATTGGATTGTCGACAAATGGTTCGCGCCAGATGCGTTGGATGGCCTGAATGATGAGGCGCGGGACATTTTGTTAATGTCGATCGAAACAGGATGCCGTCAGAATGAGATTTATAATCTGCCGGCGTCAGCAATGCGCCTGACAAGCCCTATTCCTCATTTGCGTATCGCGCATGAGCTTTCGGACGATCCTGCAGAGCGCCGCGAAGTTAAAAACTTGCCGTCGCATAGGGAAATACCTCTGGTCGGCGTGGCTTTGGCTGCGGCCAAGAGGCATCCAGCGGGCTTTCCGAAATACCGCAATAAGAGCAACTACAGCGCAGCGGTAAACAAGTATTTGCGCAGCAATAGTTTGTTGCCTGAAGGCGTCACGATTGGCGGTACACGGCACAGTTGGGAAGGCCGCATGAAGCGTGCGGGCTATGAAATGGATGACCGAGGGGAGCTGATGGGACACTCGCTCAAAGCGCGCCGCGGTCGTGAGGTTTACGGCGATGAAATGGGGTTATCTGAGCGACTTCGCATCGCGCAAGAAGTCATGTTGCCGGTTCCCGGGCACCTCGCCTAGGGGCCGAACTCGGCTGATTTACAAGTCGTCTATAGTGCTAATGTGGCAGGCGGGGCAGATAGCGCCGCGCGCGCTCAATCGTGTCGCGCTTCGCTTTCTCGATCTCGAGCTCCTTTTCCAGCCGAAGAAAAATCGGCAAATAGGCATCGTTTTTCTCAAGAAGCATGGCGATGACTTGAAGGCAGGACATTATGCGCAGTTGTGTTTGCGATAGCGTTTGATCGACTTCGTAAGGCGAGCCGCCAGAAGACACAGCGGCAGCGACGGGCGGCACTCCTGCCACCTCCTTGTCGCTTGCATGTCTCTTCTGGTCCCGTGCCATTGGCCGAGGTCTCCCGCCCGTTCCGGCGCAGCGCCGGACGGTCTATATTGATGAGTTTGATGCTGAAGTGTTCTCCAGCCGTCTGATCAAGAATATAGGGCATGGGCGGACCTCATAGGTGGAGATAAAGAGGCGGGATGTTTCTTTTTTGGGGATAAACAAGGTGTTGGAAAAAGTTTTTCAAAAGGAAAGAAGCAGTGGGAAAGCAAAAAAATCACTATAAAAACTCCAAAACCAAGAATCTAAAAAAGCCGTTACCTTTCTTCTTTTCAAAAACAGAAAAAAATTCACCTCTCTTCCTTTGAAGAAACAGAAAAACGCACCTCCTTTAAAAAACCGAAAACAAAAAAATACAAAAACTGCCAATCATTTCCTAAGACAGTGCTGCCCTATTTAAAGATGAAATTCGATTTTCCGCGACTTTGATGGTCATTGGGTCCGGATCGAAAACCTAAGTGATTAACGCAGGCTTGCTGACGTTGGATGAAGGACGCTGGTTCTGACGGTGTGCGAAGTTGACCACGGTGCGCGTCGTTTCCGTCCTGCGTCAGAGTGGTTATCGTCGCCGATACTGTGGACGTACGAACACCGCGCCGCTTTCCAATTGGTTCATGTACCAACAATCAAAACTACAAGGACAACCATTTTCTAGACTCAGAACAGCAGACTCTTTTGACGGTTATCTCTTACCGTTTTTTTGTGCAGCGTTTTGATGTGGACGTTTATCAATAGGATTGGCGGCGAACTCCGACCTCTTTGTTTATGGTGGGCTGGGTGGTTTTAGCGGCGTCTGAGCTGGTGATCCATCGCCTTCAGTTAATGTGGCGAGAAACACCTCGCGCAGCCAAGGTTCGATCTCAGCCGCGCCCATCGAGCGTTTCTGCAGAAGATCGCGCGCCAGTGCTTCCAGTCTGTCGCGGTGCTGCGTCAGGATCGTACCAGCTCGCTTCTCTGCGCGAACAATGCGTTGGCGAACACGATCCCGAATGTTTGGGGTGGAACGGTAGGCTTCCTCTGGTTCTGCGTGCCAAACAGGGCCCTCAACACCAAGGCCGAGCGTCGTTTCTATCTGGATTGCATAGTTTGTGGCAATGGCCAGATCTGAGTTGGTCGGACCGCCTGCGCCTGCGGACACCGCGCCCAACACAAGGCGTTCCGCAGCGCGTCCCCCGAGCGAATAAGCAATCTCGGCTTCAAAGTTCCAGAGTAAACCTTCGTGCGGCGGCGACTGTCGCACAATCTTTCCACCCCCATTGGAAATCTGAATGCTGTCGATCGGGCCCAGCCCGAGCGCGGCGGCCATGATTGCATGTCCGGCCTCGTGAACCGCAATCCGCCACAAGAGGTCGCCATTCTCAGAAGCTGCGTCGATGTTGAGATGATCTTGCAGCATCGCAAGGGTGAGCCGCTTGCCGCTGTGACGGGCATCAGAACGCGCCGCACGGATCGCAGCATCAATATCTGCAGCGCTTTTGCCAAGAGCAAGACGGGCGAGTGTCTGCAGGTCTGCGTCTGCAAGGTCTTCGCTCAAGTGATGGCGCAGGATCGCCAAGAGCGCGCCTGCATCGGGCAGGGGCACCGCCACCTTCAGATCCATACGTCCGGCGCGCAATACCGCAGGGTCCATCTTGTCCGCATGATTAGAGGTGCCAATAAGAATGACGCCCGCGTCGCGCGAGATCGCGTCTAACTCTGCCAGAAATGCATTGATGACTTGCAAACGATAGCCTGATCCATGGCGATCATCACTGTCGCGCGAGCCCACGGCGTCGATCTCATCGATGATCAAAACGCAGGGCGCATTGCGTCGTGCTTCAGCAAAACTGGCCCGCATCTCGCGCAGCATATCGCCCAGATGTCCCGCCGATTGCCATGCGCCAAAGCTGGCGTTGACAGTGGAGAGCCCCGCGCTGTTGCCGACGGCACGGGCCAAATAGGTTTTTCCGGTGCCGGGGGGCCGTAGAGCAAGAGCGAGCGGCTGATCTCATCCCAGCCCGCTTTGCCGGCCTTCCAGAGTTTGAGGTCATCGACAATCCGGCGCGCCGCCGAAAGGGCGAGAGTGTCGCCCGTCATGTCTTCCAAGCGTGGCCCTGTGGAATGGACATCGCGTTTGGTGATGGCGTTCAGCTTTATCAGGGCGTCCTGCAGGGTCGGTGCGCGCAGGGCGGCGCAGGCCGTGACCGTCTCAAGGCCCGACAAGACATCATCGTGCGGCAGGGCAGCCCGCAACGCGACAGGATCGGTGATTTGATCCGACAGATGGCCAGAGTGCAACAGCGTGGCAAGGACATCGCCACAGATCGGCGCCATTGGGAAGACTGGCGGGACCATGGCGGTCAGATGTTTGGGCAGCGAGAGGCCATGCGTCTGCATGATCAGCACGGGTTCGATCAGATCGAAGCTGTCTGTGATGGCTGAAGCTAAGCGCGCTTGTGCATTCTTACTCAATGCTCCATCGACGATGTCAGGCGCGAGGATCTGCCACGGTGCCCGAGGAAAACAGATACTCAAAACATCTTTGAGTATTGTGAGATCTACGACGCCAATGTCCCGCACCACAGTCAGCGCGCCGCACTGCAGGGCAATGTCTATGGCGGTAGGCGACTTGAACGTTGCAGCAAGACGAATTGCGATCAGAACCTGGCGGGCGGGAACGTAGCGCAATGGCGATCGGGTGACCTGCCCGAAGCGCTCGACATCTTTGCCGGACTCGAACTTTGTGAATAGTTCGTCGAGATCTGAAGGCGTATGACTGGCATCTGATGGTGCGCCGTGATGGTGCCGCAGGCGCTCAATGAGCGTGCTGGCGAAGTCATTCCAAGCGGGAGTGTTGATTTTAGAATTGGGCATAGGGAAGCCCTCCCTGTAAGAGAGTGAGGGGAAAAGCCCCGCGAGCAGTACGCTCGCGGGATCTGTCCTAAATTTGCAGTCTGACGGGGCCGTTTACGCGGCCTGCACCTCGATCTTGTCGAGATGACCGAGAATGGTCTTGGTCAGCCGCGCGTCGTAAATCTCCGATTTGACGCGGATCTGGGTGCGATAGCTCGCGGGATCGACGACGCAATCTGCGTGCTCGCGAAGCAGTTTTGCGTGCAGGCGCTTTTCTAGGCGAATGGCGTCTTGCCCTGTGGCCATGGGAATTTGACGCAGAATGGCGCAGGGCATATCCATATCGCGCTGCAGTTGATACCGCAGACGGCTGCCAGGATCGCGGGAAAACCCGAGCTTCACAAGCTCACGCCCGTTTGAGAGCGTGAAGGACATTGCGTAGAGAAAGCTTGGCGCAGCAACCCAGTCTTCGCTGCAGCCCCCGCAACCGAAGCGGCCTGTTTGCATATTGACGCGCGCCACACGCTGCTCGTGACCACAATCCATATGTTTGTAGAGGCGATAGTTCTGATCGCCCTCGGGATCGGGGCAAAGCAGATGCCAACCCCGCGCTTGCGCCACACCGATCTCGCTGGCGGCATGGCATGTCTCGCAGCGAACGCCTGTTTGCAAGGCGGCAACGCGTTTGATTAATTCGAATTGGCGACGGAGCTGATGCCCACAGGCTGCACGATAGAGGCCGTAGTGACGGTTTTTGGGATCACGGCTCAGAAACTCCAGCCCAGCGGCCGCAGCATCTGAGGCCCAGACCTGTTCAATGCACGCGGAACAATTGGGCTGGCTGTTCATCAAAGTAAAGAGACGCACCTTATTGAGCGCGCCGCACTGATGGCAGCGCAAGGCGAGGTGCAGCCGATCAACAACGCGGGCCACAATATCGAAGCCTTTCGATTTTGCCGTCGCGATC
This Falsihalocynthiibacter arcticus DNA region includes the following protein-coding sequences:
- a CDS encoding winged helix domain-containing protein, producing MAQNNIGWPDATFIITPTEGHPFTITVKGRDRWALEQLAQAGIKGCTPINNPAPRWSAYIFNLRGMGVPIITHTEAHEGPFKGTHARYKLLATITPSAKGEAA
- a CDS encoding helix-turn-helix transcriptional regulator — translated: MADNILRRTQVEKRIGLSRSTLYVMIAEGTFPKPIRIGKRAVGWTESSLAAWVASKQADAA
- a CDS encoding tyrosine-type recombinase/integrase, with protein sequence MAEASLRRPEKALTAQFVKTVKDAGKYFDGQGLFLRVQSNGSKQWVQRITIRGKRCELGLGNPSLVPLSEARQHAIDNRRLARSGGDPMQAKREAQAALTFAEASQRVYELHRPTWRNEKHSKQFISTLETYAFPRIGKIKVADVSTADVLAVLSPIWTTKPETARRVKQRLGMVLKWAVAQGWRQDNPAEAINQALPKHDRTSAQRKALPYQDVANCIATVQLSNAGIATKLAFELLVLTATRSGEVRNAVWSEFDLEKGEWIIPASRMKAKKEHRIPLCWRALELLEQAKALGESGLVFEGTKRGKALSDATMSKLVKELGYDVDIHGFRTSFRTWTQEQTNFPREVAESALAHSLKDKAEAAYARSDLFEKRRMMMDAWAGFLALDGSAKVVPLNG
- a CDS encoding AAA family ATPase — protein: MARAVGNSAGLSTVNASFGAWQSAGHLGDMLREMRASFAEARRNAPCVLIIDEIDAVGSRDSDDRHGSGYRLQVINAFLAELDAISRDAGVILIGTSNHADKMDPAVLRAGRMDLKVAVPLPDAGALLAILRHHLSEDLADADLQTLARLALGKSAADIDAAIRAARSDARHSGKRLTLAMLQDHLNIDAASENGDLLWRIAVHEAGHAIMAAALGLGPIDSIQISNGGGKIVRQSPPHEGLLWNFEAEIAYSLGGRAAERLVLGAVSAGAGGPTNSDLAIATNYAIQIETTLGLGVEGPVWHAEPEEAYRSTPNIRDRVRQRIVRAEKRAGTILTQHRDRLEALARDLLQKRSMGAAEIEPWLREVFLATLTEGDGSPAQTPLKPPSPP
- a CDS encoding GIY-YIG nuclease family protein, which translates into the protein MNTISHSQNMMTIQNTLLPIHKGSLQPHWIATAKSKGFDIVARVVDRLHLALRCHQCGALNKVRLFTLMNSQPNCSACIEQVWASDAAAAGLEFLSRDPKNRHYGLYRAACGHQLRRQFELIKRVAALQTGVRCETCHAASEIGVAQARGWHLLCPDPEGDQNYRLYKHMDCGHEQRVARVNMQTGRFGCGGCSEDWVAAPSFLYAMSFTLSNGRELVKLGFSRDPGSRLRYQLQRDMDMPCAILRQIPMATGQDAIRLEKRLHAKLLREHADCVVDPASYRTQIRVKSEIYDARLTKTILGHLDKIEVQAA